Proteins co-encoded in one Papaver somniferum cultivar HN1 chromosome 5, ASM357369v1, whole genome shotgun sequence genomic window:
- the LOC113280757 gene encoding cytosolic sulfotransferase 14-like, which produces MASTNNNNHEKGDEISLDLPKGDVCRHGLGSDVLYQYQGFWRSAIGIESIKDFQQNFKALGTDLIIATMPKSGSIWLKALAFAIVNRINYPCSNNYHQHPLLTVSPHDLVPFIDLKHFFPDHRLLDFTNTITTHDYNSPCRVIATHVPYPSLAESIKKPATNCKIVYLCRNPQDTLISMWMFINKVRPVVNNNNSSLSIDEAFEFFYEGVSEFGPFWDHVLGYWKESSENPQKVLFLKYEDLKKEPKIQVKKLADFMGYSFSVDEEIHGVIEDIISLCSFEQLKNLDVNKNGYWRNHVENKVFFRKGEVGDSKNYLTPLMVERLDRLMEEKLLGSGLVFQN; this is translated from the coding sequence ATGGCTAGCACTAACAACAACAACCATGAAAAAGGTGATGAAATTTCTCTTGACCTTCCTAAAGGGGATGTATGTCGCCACGGTTTAGGAAGTGATGTACTATATCAGTATCAAGGTTTTTGGCGTTCTGCTATCGGAATAGAAAGCATCAAGGACTTTCAACAGAATTTCAAAGCTTTAGGTACTGATTTGATTATAGCAACAATGCCCAAATCAGGCAGCATCTGGTTGAAAGCACTAGCCTTTGCCATTGTCAACCGAATCAATTACCCTTGTTCAAACAATTACCACCAACACCCATTGCTTACTGTTTCACCCCATGACCTTGTTCCGTTCATCGACTTAAAACATTTTTTTCCAGATCATAGGCTACTTGATTTCACTAACACTATCACCACTCATGATTATAATTCTCCATGTAGAGTTATAGCTACTCATGTCCCTTACCCTTCTTTAGCTGAATCCATTAAGAAgccagctacaaattgcaagattGTTTATCTATGTAGAAATCCTCAAGACACCCTTATATCTATGTGGATGTTTATAAACAAAGTGAGGCCAGTAGTGAACAATAACAATAGTTCTCTGTCGATTGATGAAGCTTTTGAGTTTTTCTATGAGGGAGTCTCAGAATTCGGTCCGTTTTGGGATCATGTACTTGGGTACTGGAAAGAAAGTTCAGAGAACCCTCAGAAAGTTTTGTTTCTAAaatatgaagatttgaagaaagaaCCGAAAATCCAAGTAAAGAAACTCGCGGATTTCATGGGTTATAGTTTTTCTGTTGACGAAGAGATACATGGAGTGATTGAAGATATAATAAGTCTATGTAGTTTTGAACAGTTGAAGAATTTGGACGTGAATAAGAATGGATATTGGAGAAATCATGTCGAGAACAAAGTCTTCTTCAGGAAAGGCGAAGTTGGTGATTCGAAGAATTACTTGACACCTCTTATGGTTGAACGACTTGACCGTCTCATGGAAGAAAAGTTGCTCGGATCAGGGTTAGTGTTTCAAAACTAA